From Streptomyces griseorubiginosus, one genomic window encodes:
- a CDS encoding alpha/beta fold hydrolase, producing the protein MALTVCAKDGRRLSVEERGDPAGRPVFLLHGTPGSRLGPAPRPSVLYRMGVRLITFDRPGYGGSDRSEGRRVGAAAEDVRLIADALGIGRFGVVGRSGGAPHALACAALLPERTARTAALVGLAPPDAADLDWFAGMTEANVRAYLSAAAGRHRLTAALGRRSLTIRADPAATVAEMRGVLPESDRRIVADAGIQAMLERNFAEGLRSSADGWVDDVMAFSTGWGFDLSDITAPVVLWHGEEDIFAPVEHTRWLGRTIPGALVEVEPGAAHFGALRVMTRFIGWASHQDEEG; encoded by the coding sequence ATGGCGTTGACGGTGTGCGCGAAGGACGGCCGGCGGCTGTCGGTCGAGGAGCGGGGGGACCCCGCGGGCCGCCCGGTGTTCCTGCTGCACGGCACCCCGGGGAGCCGGCTCGGCCCCGCCCCCCGGCCGTCCGTCCTCTATCGCATGGGCGTCCGGTTGATCACGTTCGACCGTCCCGGATACGGCGGCTCGGACCGCAGCGAGGGCCGCAGGGTCGGCGCGGCCGCCGAGGACGTACGTCTGATCGCCGACGCGCTCGGGATCGGCAGGTTCGGGGTGGTGGGCCGCTCCGGGGGCGCTCCGCACGCGCTGGCCTGCGCGGCACTGCTCCCGGAGCGCACGGCGCGGACCGCGGCGCTGGTCGGGCTCGCCCCTCCGGACGCCGCCGATCTCGACTGGTTCGCCGGTATGACCGAGGCCAACGTCCGCGCCTACCTGAGCGCGGCCGCGGGCCGGCACCGGCTGACCGCCGCGCTGGGCCGGCGCTCGCTGACGATCCGCGCCGATCCCGCGGCCACCGTCGCCGAGATGCGCGGCGTGCTGCCGGAGTCCGACCGCCGGATCGTCGCGGACGCCGGCATCCAGGCCATGCTGGAGCGCAACTTCGCCGAGGGGCTGCGCAGCTCCGCGGACGGCTGGGTGGACGACGTGATGGCGTTCAGCACGGGCTGGGGTTTCGACCTCTCGGACATCACCGCCCCCGTCGTCCTGTGGCACGGCGAGGAGGACATCTTCGCCCCGGTCGAACACACCCGCTGGCTCGGCCGCACCATTCCCGGCGCCCTCGTCGAGGTCGAACCCGGCGCGGCCCACTTCGGCGCCCTCCGCGTCATGACCCGGTTCATCGGCTGGGCCTCCCATCAGGACGAGGAGGGGTGA
- the serS gene encoding serine--tRNA ligase — protein sequence MIDLRLLREDPDRVRASQRARGEDVALVDALLSADERRRSSGVRFDELRSEQKSLGKLIPRASGDEKAELLAKAGQLAADVKAADAEQNEADEETKRLLLQLGNLVHPDVPVGGEEDFVVLETHGTIRDFGAEGFEPKDHLELGEALGAIDVERGAKVSGSRFYYLTGVGALLELALVNAAIAQATEAGFTPMLTPALVRPRAMEGTGFLGQAAENVYHLEKDDYYLVGTSEVPLAAYHMDEILDADQLPLRYAGFSPCFRREAGTYGKDTRGIFRVHQFDKVEMFSYVAPEDAENEHKRLLEWEKQWLTGLELPFQVIDVASGDLGASASRKYDCEAWIPTQGKYRELTSASNCDGFQARRLSVRMRDGKKVQPLATLNGTLCAVPRTIVAILENHQLADGSVRVPEVLRPYLGGRELLEPVAK from the coding sequence GTGATTGACCTTCGCCTGCTCCGTGAGGACCCCGACCGAGTGCGCGCCTCCCAGCGCGCCCGTGGAGAGGACGTCGCCCTCGTCGACGCCCTCCTGTCTGCCGACGAGCGGCGCAGGTCGTCCGGCGTCCGCTTCGACGAGCTGCGTTCCGAGCAGAAGTCGCTCGGCAAGCTCATCCCCAGGGCCTCCGGCGACGAGAAGGCCGAACTGCTGGCCAAGGCCGGTCAGCTGGCCGCCGACGTCAAGGCGGCCGACGCCGAGCAGAACGAGGCCGACGAGGAGACCAAGCGCCTCCTGCTCCAGCTCGGCAACCTCGTCCACCCCGACGTCCCGGTCGGCGGCGAGGAGGACTTCGTCGTCCTGGAGACGCACGGCACCATCCGCGACTTCGGCGCCGAGGGCTTCGAGCCCAAGGACCACCTGGAGCTCGGCGAGGCACTGGGCGCCATCGACGTCGAGCGCGGCGCCAAGGTTTCCGGCTCGCGCTTCTACTACCTGACCGGTGTCGGCGCCCTCCTCGAGCTGGCGCTCGTCAACGCGGCGATCGCGCAGGCCACCGAGGCCGGCTTCACACCGATGCTCACCCCCGCGCTGGTCCGCCCGCGCGCCATGGAGGGCACCGGCTTCCTCGGCCAGGCCGCGGAGAACGTCTACCACCTGGAGAAGGACGACTACTACCTGGTCGGCACCTCCGAGGTCCCGCTCGCCGCGTACCACATGGACGAGATCCTGGACGCCGACCAGCTGCCGCTGCGCTACGCCGGCTTCTCGCCGTGCTTCCGCCGCGAGGCCGGCACCTACGGCAAGGACACCCGTGGCATCTTCCGCGTGCACCAGTTCGACAAGGTCGAGATGTTCTCCTACGTCGCCCCCGAGGACGCGGAGAACGAGCACAAGCGGCTCCTGGAGTGGGAGAAGCAGTGGCTGACCGGCCTCGAGCTGCCCTTCCAGGTCATCGACGTGGCCTCGGGCGACCTGGGTGCCTCCGCCTCCCGCAAGTACGACTGCGAGGCGTGGATCCCGACCCAGGGCAAGTACCGCGAGCTGACCTCGGCCTCCAACTGCGACGGCTTCCAGGCCCGCCGCCTGTCCGTCCGCATGCGCGACGGCAAGAAGGTCCAGCCGCTGGCGACGCTCAACGGCACGCTGTGCGCCGTACCGCGCACCATCGTGGCGATCCTGGAGAACCACCAGCTGGCCGACGGGTCCGTCCGAGTCCCCGAGGTGCTGCGGCCGTACCTGGGCGGGCGGGAGCTGCTGGAGCCGGTCGCCAAGTGA
- a CDS encoding HAD family hydrolase: MTFPYRLIATDLDGTLLRSDESVSQRTRDALAAATAEGAAHIVVTGRGVRWTRHILDDLGYQGLAVCGQGSQVYDAGEHRLLTSVTLDRQLAAVALAKIEAEIGPLFLAASRSGLDGDVLVGPGYAVTGALPSVPFTDASDLWAAPLSKIYIQHPELSDDELAKASVRAAGGFVTVALAGPGIVELLPLGLSKATGLSLAARRLGLKAADTIAFGDMPNDLPMFRWASYGVAMADAHEELKAVADEVTSSNEEDGIAVVLERLLG; encoded by the coding sequence GTGACCTTTCCCTACCGGCTGATCGCGACCGACCTCGACGGGACGCTGCTGCGTTCCGACGAGTCGGTCTCACAGCGCACCCGGGACGCCCTCGCCGCGGCCACCGCCGAGGGCGCCGCCCACATCGTCGTCACGGGACGCGGCGTCCGCTGGACGCGGCACATCCTCGACGACCTCGGTTACCAGGGCCTCGCGGTCTGCGGACAGGGCTCGCAGGTGTACGACGCCGGCGAGCACCGTCTGCTGACCTCGGTGACGTTGGACCGGCAGCTGGCCGCGGTGGCCCTCGCGAAGATCGAGGCGGAGATCGGCCCGCTGTTCCTGGCGGCGAGCCGCAGCGGCCTCGACGGAGACGTGCTGGTCGGGCCGGGGTACGCGGTCACGGGCGCGCTGCCGTCAGTGCCGTTCACGGACGCGTCCGACCTGTGGGCGGCCCCGCTGAGCAAGATCTACATCCAGCATCCGGAACTGTCGGACGACGAGCTGGCCAAGGCCTCTGTACGGGCCGCGGGCGGCTTCGTCACGGTCGCGCTGGCCGGCCCCGGCATCGTCGAACTGCTCCCACTGGGCCTGTCGAAGGCGACCGGCCTGTCCCTGGCCGCCCGCCGCCTGGGCCTGAAGGCCGCGGACACGATCGCCTTCGGCGACATGCCGAACGACCTGCCGATGTTCCGGTGGGCGTCGTACGGGGTGGCGATGGCGGACGCCCACGAGGAGCTCAAGGCGGTCGCCGACGAGGTGACGTCCTCCAACGAGGAGGACGGCATCGCGGTGGTGCTGGAGCGACTGCTCGGCTGA
- the pheA gene encoding prephenate dehydratase, with translation MPASYAYLGPEGTFTEVALRTLPEAATRELIPYVSVQSALDAVRAGEAEAAFVPIENSVEGGITTTLDELVAGAPLMIYREVLLSITFALLVRPGTELTDIKTVSAHPAAQPQVRNWLKKHLPDVRWESAASNADAARLVQEGQYDAAFAGEFAAARYGLQALETGIHDAENAQTRFVLVGRPARPAAPSGADKTSVVLWQRDDHPGGLRDLLGEFATRGINLMLLQSRPTGAGIGNYCFCIDAEGHITDRRVAEALMGLKRICREVRFLGSYPRADKEREDLLAPLPGTSDQEFMAAADWVARCQDGRF, from the coding sequence ATGCCAGCCAGCTATGCCTATCTCGGCCCTGAGGGCACCTTCACGGAAGTCGCGCTGCGGACGCTTCCCGAGGCGGCGACCCGGGAGCTGATCCCGTACGTGTCGGTGCAGTCCGCGCTGGACGCGGTGCGCGCGGGTGAGGCCGAGGCGGCGTTCGTGCCGATCGAGAACTCCGTCGAGGGCGGCATCACCACCACCCTCGACGAACTGGTCGCCGGCGCCCCGCTGATGATCTACCGCGAGGTGCTGCTGTCGATCACCTTCGCGCTGCTGGTCAGGCCGGGCACCGAGCTCACGGACATCAAGACGGTCTCCGCGCACCCGGCCGCCCAGCCGCAGGTGCGCAACTGGCTGAAGAAGCACCTCCCGGACGTCCGCTGGGAGTCGGCCGCCTCGAACGCGGACGCGGCCCGGCTGGTCCAGGAGGGCCAGTACGACGCGGCCTTCGCCGGTGAGTTCGCGGCCGCCCGGTACGGCCTCCAGGCGCTGGAGACCGGGATCCACGACGCCGAGAACGCCCAGACCCGGTTCGTGCTGGTCGGCCGTCCGGCCCGCCCCGCCGCTCCGAGCGGCGCCGACAAGACGTCCGTGGTGCTGTGGCAGCGCGACGACCACCCCGGTGGCCTGCGCGACCTGCTGGGCGAGTTCGCCACCCGCGGCATCAACCTGATGCTGTTGCAGTCCCGGCCCACGGGCGCCGGTATCGGCAACTACTGCTTCTGCATCGACGCCGAGGGCCACATCACCGACCGCCGGGTGGCGGAGGCGCTGATGGGGCTGAAGCGGATCTGCCGCGAGGTGCGGTTCCTCGGTTCGTACCCGCGTGCGGACAAGGAACGGGAAGACCTGCTGGCACCGCTTCCGGGGACCTCGGACCAGGAGTTCATGGCGGCTGCCGACTGGGTGGCGCGGTGCCAGGACGGGCGATTCTGA
- a CDS encoding copper chaperone PCu(A)C, with amino-acid sequence MSAAALSAAGTLALVGALVLVGCSGSDASADDLTVSGAYIPQPVSADMAAGFLTITNPGSSQDELTSVTSDDGDITMHETNGGTMEEVSRLPVPAHGQLVFKSGANHLMFDKLKRKPEQGQTITVELHFAQSDPVVVKMPVKSATYVPKTGH; translated from the coding sequence ATGTCGGCAGCCGCCCTGTCCGCGGCGGGGACCCTGGCCCTGGTCGGAGCCCTCGTCCTGGTCGGCTGCTCCGGCTCCGACGCCTCCGCCGACGACCTCACCGTCTCCGGCGCCTACATCCCGCAGCCCGTCTCCGCCGACATGGCCGCCGGCTTCCTGACCATCACCAACCCCGGCTCGTCGCAGGACGAGCTGACCTCGGTGACCAGCGACGACGGCGACATCACGATGCACGAGACCAACGGCGGCACGATGGAGGAGGTCTCCCGCCTGCCCGTCCCGGCCCACGGTCAACTCGTGTTCAAAAGCGGCGCCAACCACCTGATGTTCGACAAGCTGAAGCGCAAGCCCGAACAGGGCCAGACGATCACCGTCGAACTGCACTTCGCCCAGTCCGACCCCGTCGTCGTGAAGATGCCGGTGAAGTCGGCGACGTACGTCCCCAAGACCGGACACTGA
- the efeB gene encoding iron uptake transporter deferrochelatase/peroxidase subunit, with protein MAEQSLPVADHSASTDESTSSGPGISRRALLGTAGATGLVLGAAGGAVGYAAAPAAATPLTSVGSTEVMFHVKHQPGITEGLQARGHLVAFDLTPGAGRKEAAALLRRWSETARRLMAGEPSGSDDTDVARDAGPSSLTVTFGFGHSFFSRTGLEKQRPVALDPLPDFSSDQLDKARSDGDLWVQIGANDALVAFHALRAIQKDAGSAARVRWQMNGFNRTPGATDRPMTARNLMGQLDGTRNPKPSEPDFDERIFVPASGSKDPAWMANGSYAVVRRIRMLLDDWEKLSLGAQEAVIGRRKANGAALSGGTETTAMDLEKTDAKGDLVVPINAHARITRPDQNGGAAMLRRPFSFHDGIDANGVPDAGLLFVCWQADPLRGFVPVQRKLDRGDALSQFIRHESSGLFAVPGGAAKGEYVGQRLLEG; from the coding sequence ATGGCTGAACAGTCCCTCCCCGTCGCCGACCACAGCGCCTCGACGGACGAGAGCACCTCGTCGGGACCGGGCATCTCACGGCGAGCCCTGCTCGGCACCGCCGGCGCCACCGGGCTCGTGCTCGGCGCGGCCGGCGGGGCCGTGGGCTATGCGGCCGCTCCCGCCGCGGCCACTCCGCTGACCTCGGTGGGCAGCACCGAGGTGATGTTCCACGTGAAACATCAGCCCGGCATCACCGAGGGCCTCCAGGCACGCGGCCACCTCGTCGCCTTCGACCTCACGCCCGGCGCGGGCCGCAAGGAAGCCGCGGCACTGCTGCGCCGCTGGTCGGAGACGGCTCGCAGGCTCATGGCGGGGGAGCCTTCCGGATCCGACGACACGGATGTCGCCCGCGACGCCGGGCCGTCGTCCCTGACGGTGACCTTCGGCTTCGGACACAGCTTCTTCTCCCGGACCGGGCTGGAGAAGCAGCGTCCGGTCGCCCTCGACCCGCTGCCCGACTTCTCCTCCGACCAGCTCGACAAGGCCCGCAGTGACGGCGACCTGTGGGTGCAGATCGGTGCGAACGACGCCCTGGTCGCCTTCCACGCACTGCGCGCGATCCAGAAGGACGCGGGCAGCGCGGCGAGGGTCCGCTGGCAGATGAACGGCTTCAACCGCACCCCGGGCGCCACGGACCGTCCCATGACGGCCCGCAACCTCATGGGCCAGCTGGACGGCACCCGCAACCCCAAACCGAGCGAGCCCGACTTCGACGAGCGGATCTTCGTCCCGGCGTCCGGCTCGAAGGACCCGGCGTGGATGGCGAACGGCTCCTACGCCGTCGTACGACGGATCCGGATGCTGCTCGATGACTGGGAGAAGCTCTCGCTCGGGGCCCAGGAGGCCGTCATCGGTCGCCGGAAGGCGAACGGGGCCGCGCTGTCCGGGGGCACCGAGACGACCGCGATGGACCTGGAGAAGACGGACGCCAAGGGCGATCTGGTGGTGCCGATCAACGCACACGCCCGCATCACCCGGCCCGACCAGAACGGGGGCGCGGCCATGCTCCGCCGCCCGTTCTCCTTCCACGACGGAATCGACGCGAACGGGGTGCCGGACGCCGGACTCCTGTTCGTCTGCTGGCAGGCCGACCCACTGCGCGGCTTCGTCCCGGTCCAACGCAAGCTCGACCGGGGTGACGCGCTCTCCCAGTTCATCCGCCACGAGTCGAGCGGACTGTTCGCGGTACCGGGCGGGGCGGCGAAGGGGGAGTACGTGGGGCAGCGGCTGCTGGAGGGGTGA
- a CDS encoding SCO family protein, protein MRKKMFAAASLVAAATLTLSACGSGDDSASPVSVVSEEAGSDKAATVLDQPFEKPDLVLTDTQGKKYDLRAATKGRPTLIYFGYTHCPDICPLTMNNIAVAKKQLPKAEQDKLSVVFVTTDPARDTPTELGKWLKGIDPQFVGLTGDFATIQAAARTLGISIEPTHKDKKTGKTVSVHGTQVVAFSPKTDAGYVLYGEDATVDDYTKDLPKIIKGQNP, encoded by the coding sequence ATGCGCAAGAAGATGTTCGCCGCGGCCTCCCTGGTCGCAGCCGCCACCCTGACCCTCTCCGCCTGCGGCAGCGGTGACGACAGCGCCTCACCCGTCTCCGTGGTCTCCGAGGAGGCCGGCTCGGACAAGGCCGCCACCGTCCTCGACCAGCCCTTCGAGAAGCCGGACCTGGTCCTCACCGACACCCAGGGCAAGAAGTACGACCTGCGGGCCGCGACCAAGGGCAGGCCCACCCTGATCTACTTCGGCTACACCCACTGCCCCGACATCTGCCCGCTGACGATGAACAACATCGCCGTCGCGAAGAAGCAGCTGCCCAAGGCGGAGCAGGACAAGCTGAGCGTCGTGTTCGTCACCACCGACCCGGCCCGCGACACCCCCACCGAGCTCGGCAAGTGGCTCAAGGGCATCGACCCCCAGTTCGTCGGCCTGACCGGTGACTTCGCCACCATCCAGGCGGCCGCCCGCACCCTCGGCATCTCCATCGAGCCGACCCACAAGGACAAGAAGACCGGCAAGACCGTCTCGGTGCACGGCACCCAGGTCGTCGCCTTCTCCCCGAAGACCGACGCGGGTTACGTCCTCTACGGCGAGGACGCCACCGTCGACGACTACACCAAGGACCTGCCCAAGATCATCAAGGGGCAGAACCCGTGA
- a CDS encoding ATP-binding protein, producing the protein MSIWWSLHLRREAASVPLARRLLLGTMETAGVDPDVSYDLSLALSEACANAVEHGGQQDSSTAYRVTAYLDGEKCRIEVTDSGPGFARPQPVQPLRPVPGEAENGRGLCLIQELADHVHIGNKPGRRGAVVSFDKILKWKKDAPLMAV; encoded by the coding sequence ATGAGCATCTGGTGGTCACTCCATCTGCGGCGCGAGGCTGCGAGCGTGCCGCTCGCCCGGCGCCTGCTGCTCGGCACCATGGAGACCGCGGGCGTCGACCCGGACGTCTCGTACGACCTCTCCCTCGCCCTCAGCGAGGCCTGCGCCAACGCGGTGGAGCACGGCGGACAGCAGGACTCCTCGACGGCGTACCGGGTCACCGCCTACCTCGACGGCGAGAAGTGCCGTATCGAAGTCACCGACTCCGGCCCCGGATTCGCCCGCCCCCAGCCGGTCCAGCCGCTGCGCCCCGTCCCCGGCGAGGCCGAGAACGGCCGGGGCCTGTGTCTCATCCAGGAACTCGCCGACCACGTCCACATCGGCAACAAGCCGGGCCGCCGCGGGGCCGTGGTGAGCTTCGACAAGATCCTGAAGTGGAAGAAGGACGCCCCGCTGATGGCGGTGTGA
- a CDS encoding copper resistance CopC/CopD family protein, with product MTQTIAPRVRTLVLLLLATAGLLLTTAGPASAHAALTGSDPQQGVVVDKAPDQVSLTFSEQVALSSDSLRVLDPKGKAVQQGKPFEVGGTTYGVKVHSGLPDGTYTVTYQVVSADSHPVSGAFTFSVGAPSTTSVSVSGETAGGGVVGWLYGFGRYLSYAGFIVLVGGAAFVLACWQRGAGVRPMQRFVVGGWLTLTAATLLLLLLRGSYTSSGKVGDVFDLDLLGNVLQTKSGAALVSRLLLLAAAALFISVLFGAYDKREDEEKRDLTFGLAIGGTVVAAGLAASWAMAEHASVGLQTGIAMPVDVLHLLAVATWLGGLTALLVALYRSDAPIESAAVRRFSQVAFGSVVTLVATGVYQSWRQLGSWSAFTETRYGQLLLVKIGLVAVLVGIAFISRRWTAQLADTVVRQGKRAPQKERVAASASGSAKAADGAKGSGAAKKAADAKGGGSKRAAQLARQQAAMDTARQKRTRDADPHRFGLRRSVLAEAGVAVVLLAVTTVLTQTEPGRTEEDAKAAKAAASSSSSSSSGEAGSGAVTLDMSFDTGGTDGKGVVTVDIDPARVGGNEMHVYVQRPNGRAFDIPEVKVALTLEAKKIGPLAITPDHITTGHWSASNVQIPMAGDWKIAVTVRTSDIDQTTVSKNAQIG from the coding sequence TTGACGCAGACCATCGCCCCCCGCGTCCGGACCCTGGTGCTGCTGCTCCTGGCCACGGCCGGCCTGCTGCTGACCACGGCCGGACCCGCCTCCGCGCACGCCGCGCTCACCGGCAGCGACCCCCAGCAGGGGGTGGTGGTCGACAAGGCACCCGACCAGGTCTCCCTGACCTTCTCCGAGCAGGTCGCCCTGTCCAGCGACTCGCTGCGGGTCCTCGACCCCAAGGGCAAGGCCGTCCAACAGGGCAAGCCGTTCGAGGTCGGCGGCACCACCTACGGCGTGAAGGTCCACAGCGGCCTGCCCGACGGCACCTACACCGTCACCTACCAGGTCGTCTCCGCCGACAGCCACCCCGTCTCCGGCGCCTTCACCTTCTCCGTCGGCGCCCCCTCCACCACCTCCGTCTCGGTCTCCGGGGAGACCGCGGGCGGCGGGGTCGTCGGCTGGCTGTACGGCTTCGGCCGGTACCTGTCGTACGCCGGCTTCATCGTGCTGGTCGGCGGCGCCGCCTTCGTGCTCGCCTGCTGGCAGCGCGGCGCCGGAGTGCGGCCCATGCAGCGGTTCGTCGTCGGCGGCTGGCTGACGCTCACCGCGGCCACACTGCTCCTGCTCCTGCTCCGCGGCTCCTACACGAGCTCCGGGAAGGTCGGGGACGTCTTCGACCTGGACCTGCTCGGGAACGTGCTCCAGACCAAGTCGGGTGCGGCCCTCGTCTCCCGGCTGCTGCTGCTCGCGGCGGCGGCGCTGTTCATCTCCGTGCTCTTCGGCGCCTACGACAAGCGCGAGGACGAGGAGAAGCGGGACCTCACCTTCGGGCTCGCGATCGGCGGGACCGTCGTCGCGGCCGGACTCGCGGCCAGCTGGGCGATGGCCGAACACGCCTCGGTCGGACTCCAGACGGGCATCGCCATGCCCGTCGACGTCCTCCATCTGCTCGCCGTCGCCACCTGGCTCGGCGGACTGACCGCGCTGCTCGTCGCGCTGTACCGCTCCGACGCACCGATCGAGTCGGCCGCCGTACGCCGGTTCTCCCAGGTCGCCTTCGGCAGCGTGGTCACGCTGGTGGCGACCGGCGTCTACCAGTCCTGGCGGCAGCTCGGCTCCTGGTCGGCGTTCACCGAGACCCGGTACGGACAGCTGCTGCTGGTCAAGATCGGGCTGGTGGCGGTGCTGGTCGGCATCGCCTTCATCTCACGGCGCTGGACGGCCCAGCTGGCCGACACCGTCGTACGACAGGGCAAGCGGGCACCTCAGAAGGAGCGGGTGGCCGCGAGTGCCTCCGGCTCCGCCAAGGCGGCCGACGGCGCGAAGGGCTCCGGCGCCGCGAAGAAGGCCGCCGACGCGAAGGGCGGCGGGTCCAAGCGGGCCGCTCAGCTCGCCCGGCAGCAGGCCGCGATGGACACCGCCCGGCAGAAGCGCACCCGGGACGCCGATCCGCACCGGTTCGGACTGCGCCGCTCGGTGCTCGCCGAGGCGGGGGTCGCGGTCGTACTGCTGGCCGTCACGACCGTGCTGACGCAGACCGAGCCCGGCCGTACCGAGGAGGACGCCAAGGCGGCCAAGGCGGCCGCCTCCTCTTCCTCGTCCTCGTCATCGGGAGAGGCCGGGTCCGGGGCGGTGACCCTGGACATGTCCTTCGACACCGGCGGCACGGACGGCAAGGGTGTCGTGACGGTCGACATCGACCCCGCCCGCGTGGGCGGCAACGAGATGCACGTCTACGTCCAGCGGCCCAACGGCCGCGCCTTCGACATCCCCGAGGTGAAGGTCGCACTCACCCTGGAGGCCAAGAAGATCGGGCCGCTGGCCATCACCCCCGACCACATCACCACCGGCCACTGGTCGGCGAGCAACGTGCAGATCCCCATGGCCGGCGACTGGAAGATCGCCGTCACCGTGCGGACCTCCGACATCGACCAGACGACCGTCTCCAAGAACGCGCAGATCGGCTGA
- a CDS encoding YcnI family protein — protein MKASRLAVTGAVAATAVVVLSSPAFAHVSVQAEGTAAKGGYAVVDFKVPNERDNASTTKLEVTFPTDHPLASVMPEPMPGWKIEVTKSKLAKPLELHGEQITEAVSKVTWTATGKDGGIQPGYFEKFPVSIGALPEDADELVFKAIQTYSNKEVVRWIEVQEDGAEEPETPAPVLALSAASEDGHHGSTAAEEADAKTENAAATTEAADGDSSDTTARVLGVVGIVVGALGVAYGVLAGRRRTDA, from the coding sequence ATGAAGGCTTCTCGTCTCGCCGTCACCGGCGCCGTCGCCGCCACCGCCGTCGTCGTCCTGTCCTCGCCCGCCTTCGCGCACGTCAGCGTGCAGGCCGAGGGGACCGCCGCCAAGGGTGGCTACGCGGTCGTGGACTTCAAGGTCCCCAACGAGCGCGACAACGCCTCCACCACCAAGCTCGAGGTCACCTTCCCGACCGACCACCCGCTGGCCTCGGTCATGCCGGAGCCGATGCCGGGCTGGAAGATCGAGGTCACCAAGTCCAAGCTCGCCAAGCCCCTCGAGCTGCACGGCGAACAGATCACCGAGGCGGTCTCCAAGGTCACCTGGACCGCCACCGGCAAGGACGGCGGCATCCAGCCCGGCTACTTCGAGAAGTTCCCCGTCTCCATCGGCGCCCTGCCCGAGGACGCCGACGAACTGGTCTTCAAGGCGATCCAGACGTACTCCAACAAGGAGGTCGTGCGCTGGATCGAGGTCCAGGAGGACGGCGCGGAGGAGCCCGAGACACCGGCTCCCGTCCTCGCCCTGTCCGCGGCCTCCGAGGACGGACACCACGGCTCGACGGCCGCCGAGGAGGCGGACGCCAAGACCGAGAACGCCGCCGCGACCACCGAGGCCGCCGACGGTGACAGCAGTGACACCACCGCCCGCGTCCTCGGCGTGGTCGGCATCGTCGTCGGCGCCCTGGGCGTGGCGTACGGCGTGCTCGCCGGCCGCCGGCGCACCGACGCCTGA